One Defluviitoga tunisiensis genomic window carries:
- a CDS encoding CpsB/CapC family capsule biosynthesis tyrosine phosphatase — translation MFIDIHNHLLPGVDDGVQKIEDTIIELKRYKDFGINQVIFTPHVNNPSVNTSIEEIRNTYNSLKNRIESETGLITYLASELYLVPNYKEFIPFNDSFVLIEFPTRVFPIYALDSIFNLQLEGYEVILVHVERYRWLFENKKLLQRMKEMNVYFQVNFEGINTEEGRFYLGENLVDFLATDNHGKDNRKEVDLSLFSRYPEITTKAFELLGINTPEKL, via the coding sequence ATGTTTATTGATATACATAACCATCTTTTACCAGGAGTAGATGATGGGGTACAAAAGATTGAAGATACTATAATAGAGTTAAAAAGATATAAAGATTTTGGTATAAATCAAGTTATTTTTACACCTCATGTAAATAATCCTTCTGTTAATACCAGTATAGAAGAAATAAGAAATACATATAATAGTTTAAAAAATCGTATAGAAAGTGAAACTGGTCTAATTACGTATTTAGCTTCAGAATTATATTTAGTTCCGAACTATAAAGAATTCATACCTTTTAATGATTCATTTGTATTAATTGAGTTTCCAACACGTGTTTTTCCAATTTATGCATTGGATTCAATATTTAATCTTCAATTAGAAGGATATGAAGTGATACTTGTTCATGTAGAACGCTATAGATGGCTGTTTGAAAATAAAAAACTATTGCAAAGAATGAAAGAAATGAACGTTTATTTTCAGGTTAACTTTGAAGGAATAAATACAGAGGAAGGGCGTTTTTATTTAGGAGAAAACCTAGTTGATTTTTTGGCAACAGATAATCATGGAAAAGATAATAGAAAAGAAGTTGATCTAAGTTTATTTTCAAGGTATCCCGAAATTACAACAAAAGCTTTTGAATTATTGGGCATTAATACACCAGAAAAGCTTTAG
- a CDS encoding PD-(D/E)XK nuclease family protein has translation MKKVHMLDLKNDHFEKVSDFIFPFYEENPLDFLFIAPSGFYAKQVAEKIALKTNKTINRNAFMVINQYITELLKFYEPDAIILDRDFLKVYLEHEIIGLIESEKKDEEFSQYLNVISNSQKSVEYLLEIFEKKWEISRVQDEKVVSASEEYKILNDSISVDSHLYKLYNKLEKSLEDVLSTKFDMSIKYQRNYDPVSVYKWFYEIFPEILRNEGKKYLGKRVIISGFFDISPIINKTLKVLFELFEEVHFITWFEIQDRAFEPIRKIHNFLKDEGFVFDNWHTNGRLKEVYDDAQIYFVPMNNEITEIEYVSKDIKRKLINEDLSPDDFGIVVPNTSVARLVSDYLEEIKVPNRLKNDIPLAESQMVLILLQPIKTLVKGCEVEDLLAMVEGGYGGRTELTIDEIEYYLKKINLFYDVQKSSLNQRKDRWLTTIENEIKKRIFLVKSTEETERIQSELIELSELQRCLQNIFNILQEVQETGRKKKSITISDYRELIRKWIDNGNINFNIVNKYLDVNLIESEINAIKTFEMLLLNVEKSLEKIIKEDQKINIDKFYKIISSLIQINTFRETERYANCVEIMSLEDSRFVKKRYKYFINFTEDNYPSIKVNPFLSSLDNQGVSMSKFSEKISRRNLFISMIFAENIVFTYAKAQLNGDPIVPSPYEKEMRQTFKNIHYSDNFLFIKGNLPKEPNNIYSEREAIIYYLLNDKKEFLPEQFLVESKRFVEQINNHSWNLSNKTELGKLSHTKISTYVDCPFKFYLSQIVHLKGDKDFNIFFEGLIKHRSLKELFSNYPDYPSMSHKFLNEKELKDEIRLVLENIWDDYVDDFFYSYQAIKEVVIEQFVEDLYGAIQALLENYIQIDKNKKLTFSQVLETELELTATIDVGIFKNLAIETRIDRIDLLNGNYMYLLDSFDDELLPSAYSIVDYKNSKSFQSEQLLIYYLVLINSQEWKNKLTHNDVFLKFHVTKKDNINKKFIKIQKDKIIYPQSGKRTQFVSFDFKEFEVWLEKILKSIEQSRFTPVVYKESEIKRFFKEMREKYNCADSNEKEYNCLNNYASCQFKSLCQLLSYKDGFKSIKNKNY, from the coding sequence ATGAAAAAAGTTCACATGTTAGATTTAAAAAATGACCATTTTGAGAAAGTTTCTGATTTTATCTTTCCATTTTATGAAGAAAATCCTCTAGATTTTTTATTTATAGCTCCTTCAGGATTTTATGCAAAACAAGTAGCAGAAAAAATTGCATTGAAGACGAATAAAACTATCAATCGTAATGCGTTTATGGTTATTAATCAATATATTACAGAGTTACTTAAGTTTTATGAACCTGATGCGATTATTTTAGATAGAGATTTCTTAAAAGTTTATTTAGAGCATGAGATTATAGGTTTAATAGAAAGTGAAAAGAAAGATGAAGAATTTTCTCAATATTTAAATGTAATTTCTAATTCACAAAAATCTGTAGAATATCTTTTAGAAATATTTGAAAAAAAATGGGAAATCTCAAGGGTACAAGATGAAAAAGTTGTTTCTGCTTCTGAAGAATATAAAATATTAAATGATTCAATAAGTGTTGATTCTCATTTGTATAAACTTTATAATAAGTTAGAAAAAAGTTTGGAAGATGTGCTTTCCACCAAATTTGATATGTCAATTAAATACCAGAGAAATTATGACCCTGTAAGTGTATATAAATGGTTCTATGAAATATTTCCTGAAATATTAAGAAATGAGGGTAAAAAATATTTAGGAAAAAGAGTAATAATCTCTGGTTTTTTTGACATTTCTCCTATAATTAATAAAACATTAAAAGTACTTTTTGAACTTTTTGAAGAAGTACATTTTATTACATGGTTTGAGATTCAGGATAGGGCTTTTGAACCTATAAGAAAGATACATAATTTTCTTAAAGATGAAGGTTTTGTTTTCGATAATTGGCATACTAATGGACGTTTAAAAGAAGTTTATGATGATGCACAAATATATTTTGTACCGATGAATAATGAAATTACTGAGATTGAATATGTTTCTAAAGACATAAAACGTAAGCTAATCAATGAGGACCTGTCTCCAGATGATTTTGGAATCGTTGTTCCTAATACTTCTGTTGCTAGATTAGTATCTGACTATTTAGAAGAGATTAAAGTTCCAAATAGATTAAAAAACGATATACCTTTAGCAGAAAGTCAAATGGTGCTAATTTTACTTCAACCTATTAAAACATTAGTAAAAGGTTGTGAAGTTGAGGATTTATTGGCTATGGTTGAAGGAGGATATGGTGGAAGAACTGAATTAACCATAGATGAGATAGAATATTATCTAAAAAAAATTAATTTATTTTATGATGTTCAAAAGTCATCATTAAATCAAAGAAAAGATAGATGGCTAACTACAATAGAAAATGAAATAAAAAAAAGAATTTTCCTTGTAAAAAGTACTGAAGAGACAGAAAGAATTCAATCAGAACTAATTGAATTATCAGAATTACAAAGATGTTTGCAAAATATATTTAATATTTTGCAAGAAGTTCAAGAAACAGGTAGAAAGAAAAAAAGTATCACAATTTCGGATTATAGAGAGTTAATAAGAAAATGGATAGATAACGGTAATATAAATTTTAATATAGTTAACAAGTATTTAGATGTAAACTTAATTGAAAGCGAGATCAATGCAATTAAGACATTTGAAATGTTATTATTAAATGTTGAAAAAAGTTTAGAAAAGATTATAAAAGAAGATCAAAAAATTAATATAGATAAGTTTTATAAAATAATTTCTTCACTTATACAAATAAATACTTTTAGAGAAACCGAACGGTATGCAAATTGTGTGGAAATAATGAGCCTTGAAGATTCGAGATTTGTCAAAAAAAGATATAAATATTTTATTAATTTTACAGAAGACAATTACCCATCAATTAAAGTAAATCCTTTTCTTTCTTCTTTGGATAATCAAGGTGTTTCTATGTCTAAGTTCTCAGAAAAAATAAGTAGAAGAAATTTATTTATTTCCATGATATTTGCAGAAAATATTGTATTTACTTATGCAAAAGCACAATTAAATGGAGATCCTATTGTTCCTTCCCCATATGAAAAAGAAATGAGGCAAACTTTTAAAAACATTCATTATTCAGATAATTTTTTATTTATAAAAGGGAATCTGCCAAAAGAGCCTAATAATATATATTCTGAAAGAGAAGCGATTATATACTACCTATTAAATGACAAGAAAGAATTTCTGCCCGAACAATTTTTGGTTGAAAGCAAGAGATTTGTTGAACAGATTAATAACCATTCTTGGAATTTATCTAATAAAACAGAATTGGGGAAATTAAGTCACACAAAGATATCTACATATGTAGATTGTCCATTTAAATTTTATTTGAGCCAAATTGTTCATTTAAAGGGAGATAAGGATTTTAACATTTTTTTTGAAGGACTTATAAAACACAGGTCTTTGAAAGAGTTGTTTAGTAACTATCCGGATTATCCTTCTATGTCACATAAATTTTTAAATGAAAAAGAGTTAAAAGATGAAATTAGATTAGTTTTAGAAAATATATGGGATGATTATGTAGATGATTTTTTCTATTCATATCAAGCAATAAAAGAGGTGGTAATAGAACAATTTGTTGAAGATTTGTATGGCGCAATTCAAGCGCTGCTGGAAAATTATATTCAAATTGATAAAAATAAGAAACTAACTTTTAGTCAAGTATTAGAAACAGAACTAGAGCTAACTGCTACTATAGATGTAGGTATATTCAAAAATTTAGCTATAGAAACTCGAATTGATAGGATTGATCTTTTGAATGGTAATTATATGTATCTATTGGATAGTTTTGATGATGAATTGCTTCCTTCAGCTTATTCAATAGTTGATTATAAAAATTCAAAAAGTTTTCAGAGTGAACAACTTCTTATTTACTATTTAGTTCTCATAAACTCACAAGAATGGAAGAATAAATTGACTCATAATGATGTTTTTCTTAAATTCCATGTCACAAAAAAAGACAATATTAACAAAAAATTTATAAAAATACAGAAAGACAAAATTATTTATCCTCAATCTGGGAAAAGAACCCAATTTGTTTCTTTTGATTTTAAGGAATTTGAAGTCTGGTTAGAAAAGATTTTGAAAAGTATCGAACAATCTCGATTTACCCCGGTTGTTTACAAAGAAAGTGAAATAAAAAGATTTTTTAAAGAAATGCGCGAAAAGTATAACTGTGCAGATTCTAATGAAAAAGAATACAATTGTTTAAATAATTATGCTTCTTGTCAATTTAAAAGTTTATGCCAACTTTTAAGCTATAAAGATGGTTTTAAAAGTATAAAAAACAAAAACTATTAA
- a CDS encoding GumC family protein — translation MDDGKLDNELTFEDILKIFKKRFWYFFITVVVTVIIALIYLFTTTPIYEASTTLKVGSSQQGSVVDIFGSQMSSGSSKISTEIELIKSRRNLEKVVDNLHLVDYFKERSDNPENVTKNGVIKYLGDIITVSPVKDTNIVKISVQSEDSELARSVADELAIVYNDLLKSLSQNEYTSRRKFIEEQIPKAESELNTAQDNLRLFKEENNVFILDEEAKAILQFLVTYDQEINTYQVQLEQSKVRIEAINDLLKNIDQEIITSETISINPVVSNLRNQIVNIQVQLAGIEGTKSANDPEVLKLKEQLFQAQEMLKKEINTIVTSQLKSINPQYSSLYSQLIEEQANLQVIQGTIQALTSIRNTYQSELVKLPALEQKLMDYEREVKVKENLYVLLLEKLEEAKIAEAGVIGTADIIDLAFVSPTPVKPNKTLTVVISGVLGIFLGILVVFLIEYMDKKLKDENELKSIIKGVPVLGRIPSFEINQESGELPVLKDPVSPISESYKMLATNISFSTTKEPNTICFSSAGPSEGKTITASNVAIFYAQNGKKTLLMDGDLRKPRVDKIMRIKNKNLGLVNYLMRRVPLEKILFKPVESLPNFDVLPAGVLPPNPTSLLTSNEFLELLQTLKEHYEKIIIDLPPIMVAPDAQIVSRYSDGLILVTRYNGTLKPMLKVAYENIVSSEVKLLGTVIVDIDEKTSNYYYYYYYYSDDGKKVKKRKRIDTTLKN, via the coding sequence ATGGACGATGGAAAGTTGGATAATGAGTTAACTTTCGAAGATATATTAAAAATATTTAAAAAGAGGTTTTGGTATTTTTTTATAACAGTAGTAGTAACAGTTATAATAGCTTTAATATATCTGTTTACAACTACCCCTATATATGAGGCAAGTACAACGTTAAAAGTTGGTTCATCTCAACAAGGTTCCGTCGTGGATATATTTGGTTCACAGATGTCCTCAGGTTCTTCAAAAATATCAACCGAGATAGAACTTATAAAAAGCCGTAGAAATTTAGAAAAAGTTGTTGATAATCTTCATTTGGTTGATTATTTTAAAGAAAGATCAGATAATCCTGAAAACGTCACCAAAAATGGGGTAATAAAATATTTAGGAGATATTATAACAGTTTCTCCTGTAAAGGATACCAATATTGTAAAAATTTCTGTACAGAGTGAGGATTCAGAACTTGCCCGAAGTGTTGCAGATGAGCTTGCTATAGTATATAATGACTTGTTAAAAAGTTTATCCCAGAATGAATATACCTCAAGAAGAAAGTTTATAGAGGAACAGATACCGAAAGCTGAATCTGAGTTAAATACTGCCCAAGACAATCTAAGGCTATTTAAAGAAGAGAATAATGTATTTATTCTAGATGAAGAGGCTAAAGCTATATTGCAGTTTTTAGTCACTTATGATCAGGAAATTAATACATATCAAGTACAATTGGAACAATCTAAAGTTAGGATCGAGGCTATCAATGATTTATTAAAGAATATCGATCAAGAAATTATAACTTCTGAAACTATCTCGATTAACCCCGTTGTCAGTAATTTAAGAAATCAGATAGTAAATATACAAGTTCAGTTGGCAGGTATTGAAGGAACAAAATCTGCTAACGATCCTGAAGTTTTAAAGTTGAAAGAACAACTATTTCAAGCTCAAGAGATGTTAAAAAAAGAAATAAATACGATTGTTACTTCACAATTAAAATCTATTAATCCACAATATAGTAGTCTATACTCTCAATTAATAGAAGAACAGGCTAATCTTCAAGTAATTCAAGGGACAATACAAGCCTTAACTTCTATTAGAAATACATATCAATCAGAACTTGTAAAATTACCTGCTCTTGAACAAAAGCTTATGGATTATGAAAGAGAAGTCAAAGTGAAGGAAAACCTTTATGTACTTTTACTTGAAAAATTAGAGGAAGCAAAAATTGCTGAGGCTGGGGTTATAGGAACTGCAGATATTATTGATTTAGCATTTGTTTCGCCAACTCCGGTTAAACCTAACAAGACATTGACAGTTGTTATAAGTGGCGTTTTAGGGATTTTTTTAGGGATACTTGTTGTATTTTTAATCGAATATATGGATAAGAAACTTAAGGATGAAAATGAGCTTAAATCAATTATTAAGGGAGTTCCAGTTTTAGGAAGAATACCTTCCTTTGAGATTAATCAGGAATCTGGTGAACTTCCTGTTCTTAAAGATCCTGTTTCACCAATTTCTGAGTCCTACAAAATGTTAGCAACAAATATAAGCTTTTCAACTACAAAAGAACCAAATACCATTTGTTTTTCTAGTGCAGGGCCTAGTGAAGGTAAGACAATTACCGCTTCAAATGTAGCAATTTTCTATGCTCAAAATGGGAAAAAAACTTTGTTGATGGATGGAGATTTGAGAAAGCCGCGTGTTGATAAGATTATGAGAATAAAGAACAAAAATTTAGGCTTAGTAAATTATTTAATGAGAAGAGTTCCATTAGAAAAGATCTTGTTTAAACCAGTTGAAAGTCTTCCAAATTTTGATGTATTACCAGCGGGAGTTTTGCCTCCAAATCCAACGTCTCTTTTAACATCTAATGAATTTTTAGAATTGCTTCAGACTCTTAAGGAGCATTATGAAAAGATAATAATAGATTTACCTCCCATTATGGTTGCCCCCGATGCTCAAATTGTGTCGAGATACTCTGATGGGTTAATTTTAGTAACTCGTTATAATGGGACCTTAAAACCAATGTTAAAAGTTGCCTATGAAAATATAGTTTCTTCAGAGGTTAAATTGTTAGGAACAGTTATTGTGGATATTGATGAGAAGACATCAAATTACTATTATTACTATTATTATTATTCAGATGACGGGAAAAAAGTTAAAAAAAGAAAAAGAATTGATACTACACTTAAAAATTAA
- a CDS encoding FumA C-terminus/TtdB family hydratase beta subunit gives MAKLKVGETLKYNGELIVMRDAAQRRLRELIASSKEIPVYLGGKIIFYAGPAKPPKNLKIGAIGPTTSERMDEFLEMLYYLGVIATIGKGKRSNLAVELCKKYQRVYFISPSGAAAYLSKCVVDAEIVAFNELGPEAIYRIEVKDFPMMVAIDSLGNQIF, from the coding sequence ATGGCGAAATTAAAGGTGGGTGAAACTTTAAAATATAATGGAGAATTAATAGTAATGCGTGATGCAGCGCAAAGAAGACTGAGAGAACTAATTGCTAGTAGTAAAGAAATTCCTGTGTATTTAGGTGGGAAGATAATCTTCTATGCAGGACCAGCAAAGCCTCCAAAAAACCTTAAGATAGGAGCAATCGGTCCCACAACAAGTGAGAGAATGGACGAATTTCTTGAAATGTTGTATTATCTTGGAGTTATAGCAACTATAGGGAAAGGAAAAAGATCAAATCTTGCAGTTGAACTGTGTAAAAAATATCAAAGAGTATACTTCATTTCCCCAAGTGGAGCAGCAGCTTATCTTTCAAAATGTGTAGTAGATGCAGAAATAGTAGCCTTTAATGAATTAGGTCCAGAAGCTATTTACAGAATAGAAGTCAAAGATTTTCCTATGATGGTTGCAATAGATAGCTTAGGGAATCAAATTTTTTAA
- a CDS encoding GNAT family N-acetyltransferase, giving the protein MIKEEFEIYKNKMYDEYAKVLSENLLLPYHESLARAESQIDAICGDDEKNGKNYAYNIINEGDEQVGRMWVFVNNDRKKAFVYDIRIFPKYLRKGYATMAIKELEKKLKNDKVKKIGLNVFSSNKAAYNLYKKLGFTETYIILIKGYDNQKFITLPRYLKFLQGFFESLNYRVVAVEMRKKIE; this is encoded by the coding sequence ATGATTAAAGAAGAATTTGAAATATATAAAAATAAAATGTATGATGAATATGCTAAAGTTTTATCTGAAAATTTATTACTGCCATATCATGAATCTCTAGCAAGGGCAGAATCGCAAATAGATGCTATTTGTGGAGATGATGAAAAGAATGGTAAAAATTATGCCTATAACATTATAAACGAAGGAGATGAACAAGTTGGTAGAATGTGGGTTTTTGTCAATAACGATCGTAAAAAAGCCTTTGTTTATGATATTAGAATTTTTCCTAAATATTTAAGAAAAGGATACGCAACAATGGCTATAAAAGAATTAGAAAAAAAGTTAAAAAACGATAAGGTTAAAAAAATAGGATTAAACGTTTTCTCAAGTAATAAAGCTGCCTATAACCTATATAAAAAGTTAGGTTTTACGGAAACTTATATTATTCTCATAAAAGGATATGACAATCAAAAATTTATTACTTTACCCCGATATTTGAAGTTTTTACAAGGTTTTTTTGAAAGCTTAAATTATCGTGTAGTAGCTGTAGAAATGAGAAAGAAAATAGAGTAA
- a CDS encoding LacI family DNA-binding transcriptional regulator, with protein sequence MSAKKIKNSKLTIDDIAKLAGVSKATVSYVINDKPGVSQELRCKIKKIIEDCNYVPNSAARGLAGEKTHFIGLVIPDVSDMFYANIIRGVEKTSNKYNYLLNLYTTHGEEEKEQRVIKLINSSMVDGLIIMAYYIKDNFIDFLKNEGIPFVFIDYPTKDEEIYSVVVDNEAGAFEAAEYLISLGHQKIAFLEGHEAAWDSRARFIGFLKALTVNSIEFNPLLVEKGDFTREGGYKATKKLLEKGEEFTAIFASNDQMAIGAVRAIKEKGLKVPDNISIIGFDNIEASSIIDPPLTTVMQPIYEIGKKATEILIRLINEEKIEQKKFMLKTKLIKRNSCKALN encoded by the coding sequence GTGTCTGCAAAAAAAATAAAGAATTCAAAATTAACTATAGATGATATTGCAAAATTAGCCGGAGTATCTAAAGCCACTGTTTCATACGTAATTAATGACAAACCAGGAGTTAGCCAAGAGCTTCGATGCAAGATTAAAAAAATAATAGAAGATTGCAATTATGTTCCCAACTCTGCTGCAAGAGGCTTAGCAGGTGAAAAAACGCATTTTATTGGTCTGGTTATTCCTGATGTCTCTGATATGTTTTACGCTAATATTATTAGAGGTGTTGAAAAAACATCTAATAAATATAACTATTTATTAAACTTATATACAACTCACGGAGAAGAAGAAAAAGAACAACGCGTTATAAAGTTGATAAACAGTAGCATGGTTGATGGTTTAATTATAATGGCTTACTATATTAAAGATAATTTCATAGATTTTTTAAAAAATGAAGGAATTCCATTTGTATTCATCGATTATCCAACTAAGGACGAGGAAATATATTCAGTTGTTGTGGATAATGAAGCTGGAGCATTCGAAGCTGCTGAATACCTCATTTCATTGGGACACCAAAAAATTGCATTTTTGGAAGGTCACGAAGCAGCGTGGGATTCAAGAGCTCGCTTCATAGGTTTTTTAAAAGCTTTAACAGTAAATTCGATTGAATTCAATCCTTTACTGGTTGAAAAAGGAGATTTCACTAGAGAAGGCGGCTATAAAGCAACTAAAAAATTGTTAGAAAAAGGAGAAGAATTTACAGCTATATTTGCATCAAACGATCAAATGGCAATTGGTGCTGTAAGGGCTATAAAAGAAAAGGGATTAAAAGTTCCTGATAATATTTCTATTATAGGATTTGATAATATAGAAGCGAGTTCAATAATTGATCCTCCTTTGACAACTGTGATGCAACCAATATACGAAATAGGAAAAAAAGCCACAGAAATTTTAATACGTTTAATAAATGAAGAAAAGATTGAACAAAAGAAATTTATGTTAAAGACTAAATTAATTAAGAGAAATTCTTGTAAGGCTTTAAATTAA
- a CDS encoding DEAD/DEAH box helicase — translation MEKFQNMGLSESTLHAISNKGYNEPTAIQEMVIPFLLSGESNVIGQAQTGTGKTAAFGIPMIEKLKEKAGYVQALVLTPTRELAVQVCEELDSLKGNKKLKVISIYGGVSISEQIRALKKHVDIVVGTPGRIIDHLNRGTLDISNIEYLIIDEADEMLDMGFIEDVEFIISKTNEKKKVLMFSATIPARIISLAKKYMGKFEIISTIKDSKEDLTVKKARQIYFKIQEIDKINLLIRLIDLDDDFYALVFTNTKVQSEEVANRLIENGYEAEVLNGDVSQYQRERILNKFKDKKTKILIATDVAARGIDIDNLKYVINYSLPQNPENYIHRIGRTARAGNEGTAITFVTPREFRKFLFIKNSVGSDIKEAKIPNISDIINSKIDRIKGDIVASSSENVEKIYKLLAQRILEESEEDPETIISSILKYFLKDTLNTKKYEEIRKVERNTTFKNTRLFVALGNSDNISPKKLAEFIEKETGISKKNIRNIQVLEKFSFVSVPFEESQVILETFKRKSKGRKPLVAEAKNQGK, via the coding sequence ATGGAAAAATTTCAAAATATGGGTCTTTCCGAATCGACATTACACGCGATTTCGAATAAAGGTTACAATGAACCAACTGCCATTCAAGAAATGGTGATCCCATTCCTCTTATCGGGGGAAAGTAATGTAATCGGACAGGCTCAAACAGGAACAGGCAAAACAGCAGCATTTGGTATTCCTATGATTGAAAAACTTAAAGAGAAGGCAGGTTATGTTCAGGCACTTGTACTAACGCCTACGAGAGAATTAGCGGTGCAAGTATGCGAAGAGCTAGATTCTCTAAAGGGAAATAAAAAACTTAAAGTTATTTCAATATATGGGGGAGTTTCAATTAGTGAACAAATTAGAGCTTTAAAGAAACACGTTGATATTGTGGTGGGTACCCCAGGACGTATTATTGACCATCTCAATCGTGGAACCTTAGACATTAGCAATATTGAATATTTAATTATTGATGAAGCGGACGAGATGCTAGATATGGGTTTTATAGAAGATGTTGAGTTTATTATTTCAAAAACCAACGAAAAGAAAAAAGTACTAATGTTTTCAGCGACTATTCCAGCAAGAATTATCTCATTGGCAAAAAAATATATGGGAAAGTTTGAGATAATTTCTACAATCAAAGATAGCAAGGAAGATTTGACTGTAAAGAAAGCAAGACAAATTTATTTTAAAATTCAAGAAATTGATAAAATCAATCTTCTAATTAGACTCATAGATTTAGATGATGATTTTTATGCTCTTGTTTTCACCAATACGAAAGTTCAATCTGAAGAAGTTGCTAACAGATTAATTGAAAACGGATATGAAGCTGAGGTTTTAAATGGTGATGTATCACAATATCAAAGAGAAAGAATATTAAACAAATTTAAGGACAAAAAAACGAAGATATTAATTGCTACTGATGTTGCAGCACGAGGAATTGATATAGACAATCTTAAATACGTAATAAACTATTCACTTCCACAAAATCCAGAAAACTATATTCATCGCATTGGAAGAACAGCAAGGGCAGGTAATGAGGGTACTGCAATAACTTTTGTTACACCAAGAGAATTTAGAAAATTTTTATTTATCAAAAATTCTGTAGGCTCAGACATTAAAGAAGCCAAAATTCCTAATATTTCAGATATTATCAATTCTAAAATTGATAGAATTAAAGGCGATATAGTTGCTTCTTCTTCTGAAAATGTCGAAAAGATTTATAAATTATTGGCACAAAGAATTTTAGAAGAATCTGAAGAAGACCCTGAAACAATTATTTCTAGTATATTAAAGTATTTTCTAAAAGATACTTTAAATACAAAAAAATACGAAGAAATAAGAAAAGTGGAAAGAAATACCACTTTTAAAAACACTAGATTGTTTGTAGCATTAGGAAACAGCGATAATATATCTCCCAAAAAATTGGCTGAATTTATTGAAAAAGAAACGGGTATCAGCAAAAAAAATATAAGAAATATACAAGTGCTTGAAAAGTTTTCCTTTGTTTCTGTTCCATTTGAAGAATCTCAAGTAATTTTAGAAACCTTCAAACGTAAATCAAAAGGTAGAAAACCACTTGTTGCTGAAGCCAAAAATCAAGGAAAATAG
- a CDS encoding fumarate hydratase produces MIFKNEIVEKLSKSLVEKNCIINEEVKYFVDEYKGPFCEVLKENYKIAQVEGIPLCQDTGVIEFFVFIGYGVRLEEPITDTLNEIVENVYSQNPFRYSVVKDPLFERKNTQNNTPPIIHIFQTKGNNLEIRFLIKGGGSENLSRLYMMRPSSNIEDFKRLIIEHIKENGAKGCPPLHVGIGVGGTSDEAMILSKLALTKNFKERNIESRYASLEIELIKRLNELKIGFQGLGKGVSVFSVHIEAFPTHIATLPVGISTDCYLCRKGVIDIEDR; encoded by the coding sequence ATGATATTTAAAAATGAAATAGTGGAAAAATTAAGTAAATCATTAGTTGAGAAGAATTGTATAATTAACGAAGAGGTAAAATACTTCGTGGATGAATATAAAGGCCCTTTTTGTGAAGTATTGAAGGAAAATTATAAAATTGCTCAGGTAGAAGGAATTCCACTTTGTCAAGACACCGGTGTAATAGAGTTTTTTGTTTTTATTGGTTATGGAGTTAGACTAGAAGAGCCTATAACCGATACTTTAAATGAAATTGTAGAAAATGTATATTCTCAGAATCCGTTTAGATATTCTGTTGTAAAAGATCCACTTTTTGAAAGAAAAAATACACAAAACAACACCCCACCTATTATTCATATATTTCAGACCAAGGGTAATAATTTAGAGATAAGGTTTTTGATTAAAGGGGGAGGCAGCGAAAATCTTTCAAGATTGTACATGATGAGACCTTCTTCAAATATAGAAGATTTTAAGAGACTTATAATAGAACACATTAAGGAAAATGGTGCCAAAGGTTGCCCGCCTTTGCATGTTGGTATTGGAGTTGGTGGGACATCAGATGAAGCTATGATTCTGTCAAAATTAGCATTAACAAAAAACTTTAAAGAAAGAAATATTGAATCTCGATATGCAAGCTTAGAAATAGAATTGATAAAAAGATTGAATGAATTAAAGATTGGATTTCAAGGATTAGGGAAAGGAGTTTCAGTTTTTTCAGTTCATATTGAGGCTTTTCCTACTCATATTGCAACTCTACCTGTTGGTATTTCAACTGATTGTTATCTTTGTAGAAAAGGTGTGATTGACATTGAAGATCGATGA